The window CGTCGGACCCGGCCGCCAGTGCCGCCGCAGCCGCTGCGGCTGCGGCGAGACGGGCCTCCCGTCGCTCCCGCCACGCGGTCACCTCGTCGTCGACGTCCCGCAGCGGCGTCACGACCGGCGGCCCACCGAGCAGCTGGCGCCGGGCTTCCTTCACCCGGGCGTTGAAGTCCACGAGGACATCGCGCACGTCGACCTCCGTGGACAGCGCGTCGAGGGCATCGTCGAGTTCCGCGTCCTCGGTGCGGAGGGCGAGTGCGGGCGGAGCGATGCCGCGGATGTCCTCGCGTTCGATCTTGGAGCGGATCCACCAGTCCGGGTCGTGCTGCCCGTCGTTCCCGGGCAGCGGCTTGCCGTGGTACGGATTGCCCTCGAAGACACCTCGGCGCTCGGCCTCCTCGATCTGTGCCCGCGCGTGCGCTGCGACGTCGGCGGCCTTCAGCAGCCGGCGTTCCTCGCGCACCTCGTCCGGATCGAGCGAACCCCGCTCGATCTCGCTGTCGACCAGCTGCTGGTAGCGGTACCGAGCGGCCCTCCTGAGCCGGTCCATCCGCGCATCGACGTCGTTCATGACCCCTCCATGATCACGCCGAGTGGTCGTCCTCGCCAGTCAGCTCCTCGATCGTCAGCGCTGCCTGGATGAGCGCCAGGTGGGACAGCCCCTGCGGGATGTTGCCCATGAACGCCCCGTCCTCGCTGATCATCTCGCTGAACAGCCCGACGTCGTTCGCCTGGCCGACCATGTCGTCCATCAGCGTCCGCGCGTCGTCGATCCGGCCGGTGCAGGCCATCGCGGCCGCGAGCCAGAACGAGCACGCGACGAACGGCGATTCCTCGTCCTCGATGCCGGAGTAGCGGTACACCAGCGGACCACGCTGCAGGCGCTCCTCGATCGCCCGGATGGTCGAGGCCATGCGCGGGCCGCGGTCGAAAGCGCTCATCGCGTGCAGCAGGATCGACGTGTCGAGCGCGTCCGAGCCCGGGTACATCACGTAGTGGCCGCGTTCCTCGTCCCACCCGTTCTCGGCGACCCACTGCTCGATGAGTTCGCGGTTCTCGATCCACTTCTCGCGGGGGCCGTCGATCATGCCGGCGTCGTGGAGTTCCACGGCGGCGTCGAGTGCCTGCCAGCAGCCGATCTTGCTCGTGACGTAGTGCTGGGTGTCCTCGAGCTCCCACATGCCGGAGTCCGGTTCCTCCCACCGGTGACAGGCGTCGTCGGCGAGCTGCTGCAGGACCGCGGCGGTCTTCCGGTCGAGGACGTTGCCGGCGGCCACGTACTGGCGCAGGATCTCGAACACGTCGCCCCAGACCCCGAGCTGCAGCTGGTCGCCGGCCCGGTTGCCCACCGTGACCGGACCGATGCCGTTCCACCCGGGGACGTCGCGCTCCTCGACGTCGTCGCTCTTCGTGCCGTCGAGCTCGTAGAAGATCGGCATGTCCTCGTCGTGCTCGGCGATCGTGCGCATCACCCACGACACCGCCGCGTGGGTCTCCTCGCGCAGACCGAACCGGGTCAGGGCGTGCACGGTGTACGACAGGTCGCGCACCCAGGCGAAGCGGTAGTCCCAGTTCTTGCCGCCCGTCTGGTCTTCGGGCAGGCTCGTGGTCGGTGCCGCCGCGATCGCTCCGGTCGGCGAGAAGATGAGCAGCTTCAGGGCGAGGGCGCTCCGCTGCACCGCTTCGGCCCAGGGGCCGTCGTAGGAGAACTCCTCGGACCAGGTCGCCCAGTTGGCGATCGTCCGGTCCATCGCGGCGAGCGCGCTCTCCGGCCGCGGCATGAAGATCGGCTCGTCGTGCGTCCCGACGATGGTCAGGATGTGCTTCGAGCCCTCGTCAGCGGTGAACCGGCCGGAGAAGCGCGGGCCGTCGTCGTGCGCCGGGTGGAACCCCTGCTCGACGATGGCGATCGTGATGCCGTCGATGCCGATGACGGCGCCGTTCGCGGTGTCGAGGCGCTTCGGCTCGGTGGTGCCCAGCAGGGTGCCCGGCACCACCGCCCACTCGAACTCCACGGAGCCGCTGACTCCCTGGACACAGCGCGCGACCTCGGCCCACGGCAGGCGGCCGGCGACGCCGGTGACCATCGCGTCCGTCACGGTGGCCTGCCCGGACGAGGTCGTCCACGTGGTGACGAGGACGTTGGTCCCCGGCAGGTACTCGCGGGAGACCTCGGCCGACCGGTCCACCGGGCGGAGCGCCACGTGGCCGCCGTGCTCGGCGTCGAGGATGCTCGCGAACACGGGCGGTGAGTCCATCGAGGGGATGGGCAGCCAGTCGATCTGCCCGTCGCGGGCGATGAGCGCGACGGTCCGGCCGTCCCCGATCGCTCCGTAGGTGCGCAGCGGGGCGTACCCGTCGGTGCGTGCGTGGGTGTCGACCGCGTCGAGAGTGTCTTCGGTGCGCTCCGTCATGCACCCAGCCTGCCCGTGCCCGAGGCGCGACCATCAGGCGGACGTACCCCGCCGGGGACGCCGTGGCGACGGAACCGGCGGGGCACGTCGGCAGGCCGACCGTCAGCGCCCGGTCGTCGCCCCGACGAACTCGACGAGGCGGTCCAGCAGCATCCGCCGGAGCGGCACGGACGACCACCCGTGGTCCGCGCCGTCGACGGCGGTGAAGGTCGCACCGGGGAGCTGGTCGCCGTACCGCCGGCCGTAGTCGATCGGCACGATCTGGTCCGCGGTCCCGTGCAGGACCTGGGCGGGTCCCGTGTAGCGCTCGATCGAGGCGTACACGTCGAGTCCGGCCGTCACCTCGTCGATGAACGCGGTACCCAGCGGCATGCCGCCGAAGTCGAACCAGCCCTGCTGCCGGGCGGGTGCCAGCGGCTGTCCCTGGATCGCGTCGTGCTCGGCGATGTCGTCCACGACGACCCCGGCCGGGGACCACAGGGTCAGGGTCGCGACGAGTTCGGGCACCCGTGCGGCGGCGAGGGCCGACTCGACGGCGCCCAGACTGTGCGCCACGACGTGCACCGGCCGGTCCGCGTCCGTCGCGAGCGCGCGGATCATCGCGACGACCTGGTCGACCTCGTCGCCGATGGTGATGTCGGTGAAGTCACCGTCGCTGGTGCCGTGACCGAGGCGACTGTAGGACCGGGCGGGGATGCCACGCTCCGCCAGCGCGCGGGCGGTCTGCACGAAGAGCTGCTGGCCGCCGGTGTCCGTGCTCCCGAAGCCGTGGACGAGCAGCGCGGCGGGGCCCGTCGCCCTGGGCGCGTCGATGCCACGAGCAGCCGGCACGGCGCTCCCGAGCTGCCAACCGCGGAGTGTCCGTCCGCGGTGGTCGAGCGTGACCGGGAGGAACGCGGTCATCAGTTCGTCCGGTCTGCGAAGCCGGCGGGGAGGTCGCCGGGGGCGGTGTCGACGACGGATTCGTCGTCCTCGCCGACGTGCTCGAAGAGGGTGATGTGGGCGAACTCGGGCACCACGTAGATCGGGTAGGTGGGCCCCTGGTCCCGGTACTCGCGCATGCGGTCGAGGTGGTCGTTCTGGAACAGCACCGTCTTGCTGCCGTCCTCTTCGACCCAGCGAGGGAAGAAGATCGTGCCGTGCAGGACACGCTCGCCGGGGACGACCGTGACGACGACGCTGGTGCCGGTCGGCTCGTTCCAGGACACCTTGTAGACGCCCGCAGTGAGCGCGACGAGGTCCACCTGCTGGTCCTTCACCCAGCGACCGCCGACCATGCCGGAGTGGATCCGGTAGTCGATGGTCGTCGCGTTCTTGACGTACATCTCGTACTGCCAGCCGTTCGCGTACGTGTAGACGAAGCGGTGGCCGACGATGCCGGAGAGGTCCTGCTCGGGGACGGGGTGCTCGACGTTGGTGGTGATGTGCATGCTGTTGAGTTTGCTACCGAACTACGTTTGTTGCAAGCGCACATTCCATGACTACCCTGGGAACGTGGACGAGCGACCGGACGAACCCGACCTCCGCCGGGTGGCCCGACGACTGAGCGCGGAGATCGGCCCGTTCCGTCGGACGCTGCTCACCACCGCGCGACACTCCGTCGCCCTGCCCGACATCCCGGACGCGCAGATCGAGGTGCTCCGGCGGCTCGACGAGGACGGGTGGTCGAGTCCCACCGCGCTCGGCCGCACGCTCGGCCTGGCCCGGTCGACGGTGAGCAACCTCGTCGCCGCGATGGAGGGAGACGGGCTGGTCGAACGTCGGCTCGCACGCGGTGACGGCCGGAGCACCGAGGTCGGGCTGACCGACCTCGCTGCACGGCGACTCGCCGACTACGACGCATCCGCCGAGCGGGTGCTCGTCGATGCGTTGACGGCGCTCTCCGATGGTGACCAGCGGGTGCTCGCCGACGCGATGCCCGCACTCGGACGACTGCGTGCCCGACTCGACGCGCGCGCCACCGACTGACCGGTCCGCCCCGCGGTCTCCTGTGACCGTTGCCTCACGGAATCTGCATCCCGGGCGTGTCGCGCTTGTGCAGCCCGGGCGTGTCGAACTACTGTCGACCCCTGCCCGCCAGCGCGATCGCTGACGGGCACGACCGCCCGCCCCGGGCACACCGGAAGGACCGCGCATGCGCGCCGTGCAGCACAACGAGGAACGCGTCGAGCTCCAGCTCGCCGCGGCCGCCGTGCTGCTCGAGCAGCAGCGGTCCCTCCGCTATCCCGCGTAGGCACGCGACGTCCCACGACGCCTGCGTGCCCACCCGGCCCGGGGCGTTCGTCATCACCGCTTCCTCCCGTCCGTCCGCCACGTCCGGCGACGACCAGGAGGCCAAGCGTGCGACCGTCTCGGACCGTCACCTCGACCGTCACGAAAGCGAGACGACACCATGGAGAAGATCAACGACCGGTTGCTCAGCTGGGCCTCGATGCTCGAGGACAACACCGAGCAGCAGGCCCGCACGACCGCACGCATGCCGTTCGTGTTCCCGCACCTGGCCCTGATGCCGGACGCCCACCTCGGCCTCGGGGCCACCGTCGGGTCCGTCATCCCGACGCTCGGCGCGGTCATGCCGGCTGCCGTCGGCGTGGACATCGGCTGCGGCATGATCGCGGTCCGGACCCAGTTCACCGCCGCCGACCTGCCCGCCGACCTGCAGGGCCTGCGCGAGCAGATCGAGCGCGCGATCCCGCTGTCGGCGGGTGCGTCGAACCGGAAGATCGTCGCGACCGCCGCGCCGCGGATCGCCGAGCTCGAGGCCATGGCCGAGACCGCCGGGTTCGACCCCACGCAGGTGCACGGTGGCTGGCGGAACCAGCTCGGCACGCTCGGCTCCGGGAACCACTTCATCGAGGTCTCCCTCGACGAGGAGGACCGGGTCTGGCTCTTCCTGCACTCCGGATCGCGGGGCGTCGGGAACAAGATCGCGCAGCGGCACATCACGGTCGCCAAGCGGCTGATGGAGCGCTGGTGGATCCAGCTGGCGGACCCCGACCTGGCCTACCTGGTCGAGGGCACGCCGGAGTTCGACCGGTACATCGCCGAGCTGCGGTGGGCCCAGCACTTCGCGCTGCTCAACCGTGAGGAGATGATGGACCGTGTCGTGCGGCAGCTGTCCGAGGTCGTCGGCACCCCCGTCGACGAGCAGGAGCGGATCAACTGCCACCACAACTTCACGCAGCGTGAGACGCACTGGGGCAAGTCCGTGTGGGTCTCGCGCAAGGGCGCGATCCAGGCGACGGCCGGCCAGGCCGGGCTGATCCCCGGGTCGATGGGCACCGCGTCGTACGTGGTCGAGGGGCTCGGCAACAAGCCCTCGCTCGAGTCGTCCCCGCACGGTGCCGGCCGACTGTTCTCGCGGAGCGCGGCCCGGCGGACCTTCACCCACGAGCAGCTGCGCGAGGCGATGGTCGGCATCGAGTACCGCGACACCGACGCGTTCCTCGACGAGATCCCCGGGGCGTACAAGCCGATCGACCAGGTCATGGCGGACGCGTCGGAGCTCGTGTCGATCCGGCACACGCTGCGCCAGGTCGTCAACGTGAAGGGGGACTGACGTGACGGTCGCGACCCTGCCCGACGTCCTGCGCGCCGTCGAGTCCGCGTGGGTGGCGCGGCCCGAGCACGACGTCTCGTGGCCGGCCCCGCATCCGGACCGTGCTCCGCTCGACGAGGAGTACTCGCGCGTCACCGACCCCGAGCGGTACCTCGTGGTCGGTGCGCGCGTGGAGGTGTGGGTCGAAGTCCTCGTCGACCTCGGCCTGGCCGAGCGGACCACGCGGCCCGACGGCGTCCTCCAGCTCGTCCCGGTCGCCGACGGCGCGCTGGTGCTCGACGTCGACGTGCGGTCGATGGACGGGCTCCCGGGCACCGCCGTCGACCTGTCCGTCGGTGACCCGGCTGCCGTGGTCGGATCGCAGCCGAACTGCGGGTGCGATGCGTGCGACGACGGCTCCGAGACCCTGCTCGAGGCGGTCGACGAGATGTTCGTCGGCATCCTCGGTGGTGGCTTCGTCCTCATCGACTCGAAGCACTCGCAGATCGTCGCGACGGCGAACGGCTGGAGTGCCACGGGCAACCCCGGGGACGTCGCTGCGGCGGTCGCCGCAGCGCGACGCGGCGAGCGCCGTCGGGGGCGGCGCACCCTGGTCGGCGCGGCCTGGTGGGTGCGCTGACGACGGTGCAGACGGGAGGCGCGGACCGGACCCGCCCCGCGCCTCCCGTTCGGTGCCGGGCAGCGCCACAGCCCGGCGCGGCCCGGACAGACCGGCCCGCGTCGGGCACGCTTGACCGGATGAGCGACACGGCAGAGCAGGCAGCACGGCAGACCGGACGACAGGTCCGACGAGCGGCGGACAGCCGCTGGTTCGAGCTGACCGCTCGCGCTGGCTTCGTCGGCAGCGGCATCGTCCACCTGCTGATCGGGTACCTCGCGATCCTGCTCGGCGTCGGCAACGCGTCCTCCGGCGGTGAGACCGACCAGTCCGGAGCACTGCAGCAGATCGCCGCCGTGCCCGGTGGGGTGTTCCTGCTCTGGCTGATCGCGATCGGTACGGCCGCACTCACCGTGCGTCTCGTCGTCGAGGCGATCGTCGGCGGCCGTTCGGACTCCACCCGGGGCTGGCTCGCCCGGCTCAAGGACGTCGCGAAGGCCGTGGTCTACGGGATCATCGCGTACTCGTCGGCCTCGTACGCCCTCGGCGCCGGGTCGAGTTCCAGCAGCTCGTCGCAGAGCGCCGCGGCGAAGACCCTCGCGACGCCCGGTGGGGTGTTCGTGCTGCTCCTCGCCGGCGCGATCGCGGTCGCGGTCGGCATCGGGCTCGTCGTGATCGGCTGCCGCCGGTCGTTCCGCAAGCAGATCACGCGACCGTCGGGCCAGCTCGACCGTGTCGTCACCGTGCTCGGGGTGGTCGGGTACGTCGGCAAGGGCATCGCCGTGGTCATCGTCGGTGTGCTCATCGGCGTGGCCGGACTGCAGAGCGACCCCGATCAGGCGACGGGCCTCGACGCAGCGTTCGACGCGGTGCGCTCGATGCCCGGCGGCGTGTTCGTCCTGGTCGCGATCGGCATCGGGTTCCTCGC of the Curtobacterium sp. TC1 genome contains:
- a CDS encoding DUF1206 domain-containing protein — encoded protein: MSDTAEQAARQTGRQVRRAADSRWFELTARAGFVGSGIVHLLIGYLAILLGVGNASSGGETDQSGALQQIAAVPGGVFLLWLIAIGTAALTVRLVVEAIVGGRSDSTRGWLARLKDVAKAVVYGIIAYSSASYALGAGSSSSSSSQSAAAKTLATPGGVFVLLLAGAIAVAVGIGLVVIGCRRSFRKQITRPSGQLDRVVTVLGVVGYVGKGIAVVIVGVLIGVAGLQSDPDQATGLDAAFDAVRSMPGGVFVLVAIGIGFLAFGVYSFFRARYARL
- a CDS encoding DUF6226 family protein codes for the protein MTVATLPDVLRAVESAWVARPEHDVSWPAPHPDRAPLDEEYSRVTDPERYLVVGARVEVWVEVLVDLGLAERTTRPDGVLQLVPVADGALVLDVDVRSMDGLPGTAVDLSVGDPAAVVGSQPNCGCDACDDGSETLLEAVDEMFVGILGGGFVLIDSKHSQIVATANGWSATGNPGDVAAAVAAARRGERRRGRRTLVGAAWWVR
- a CDS encoding phenolic acid decarboxylase, producing MHITTNVEHPVPEQDLSGIVGHRFVYTYANGWQYEMYVKNATTIDYRIHSGMVGGRWVKDQQVDLVALTAGVYKVSWNEPTGTSVVVTVVPGERVLHGTIFFPRWVEEDGSKTVLFQNDHLDRMREYRDQGPTYPIYVVPEFAHITLFEHVGEDDESVVDTAPGDLPAGFADRTN
- a CDS encoding alpha/beta hydrolase → MTAFLPVTLDHRGRTLRGWQLGSAVPAARGIDAPRATGPAALLVHGFGSTDTGGQQLFVQTARALAERGIPARSYSRLGHGTSDGDFTDITIGDEVDQVVAMIRALATDADRPVHVVAHSLGAVESALAAARVPELVATLTLWSPAGVVVDDIAEHDAIQGQPLAPARQQGWFDFGGMPLGTAFIDEVTAGLDVYASIERYTGPAQVLHGTADQIVPIDYGRRYGDQLPGATFTAVDGADHGWSSVPLRRMLLDRLVEFVGATTGR
- a CDS encoding RtcB family protein, translated to MEKINDRLLSWASMLEDNTEQQARTTARMPFVFPHLALMPDAHLGLGATVGSVIPTLGAVMPAAVGVDIGCGMIAVRTQFTAADLPADLQGLREQIERAIPLSAGASNRKIVATAAPRIAELEAMAETAGFDPTQVHGGWRNQLGTLGSGNHFIEVSLDEEDRVWLFLHSGSRGVGNKIAQRHITVAKRLMERWWIQLADPDLAYLVEGTPEFDRYIAELRWAQHFALLNREEMMDRVVRQLSEVVGTPVDEQERINCHHNFTQRETHWGKSVWVSRKGAIQATAGQAGLIPGSMGTASYVVEGLGNKPSLESSPHGAGRLFSRSAARRTFTHEQLREAMVGIEYRDTDAFLDEIPGAYKPIDQVMADASELVSIRHTLRQVVNVKGD
- a CDS encoding DUF1992 domain-containing protein, translated to MNDVDARMDRLRRAARYRYQQLVDSEIERGSLDPDEVREERRLLKAADVAAHARAQIEEAERRGVFEGNPYHGKPLPGNDGQHDPDWWIRSKIEREDIRGIAPPALALRTEDAELDDALDALSTEVDVRDVLVDFNARVKEARRQLLGGPPVVTPLRDVDDEVTAWRERREARLAAAAAAAAALAAGSDDRPRRWWRRRR
- a CDS encoding glycoside hydrolase family 15 protein translates to MTERTEDTLDAVDTHARTDGYAPLRTYGAIGDGRTVALIARDGQIDWLPIPSMDSPPVFASILDAEHGGHVALRPVDRSAEVSREYLPGTNVLVTTWTTSSGQATVTDAMVTGVAGRLPWAEVARCVQGVSGSVEFEWAVVPGTLLGTTEPKRLDTANGAVIGIDGITIAIVEQGFHPAHDDGPRFSGRFTADEGSKHILTIVGTHDEPIFMPRPESALAAMDRTIANWATWSEEFSYDGPWAEAVQRSALALKLLIFSPTGAIAAAPTTSLPEDQTGGKNWDYRFAWVRDLSYTVHALTRFGLREETHAAVSWVMRTIAEHDEDMPIFYELDGTKSDDVEERDVPGWNGIGPVTVGNRAGDQLQLGVWGDVFEILRQYVAAGNVLDRKTAAVLQQLADDACHRWEEPDSGMWELEDTQHYVTSKIGCWQALDAAVELHDAGMIDGPREKWIENRELIEQWVAENGWDEERGHYVMYPGSDALDTSILLHAMSAFDRGPRMASTIRAIEERLQRGPLVYRYSGIEDEESPFVACSFWLAAAMACTGRIDDARTLMDDMVGQANDVGLFSEMISEDGAFMGNIPQGLSHLALIQAALTIEELTGEDDHSA
- a CDS encoding MarR family winged helix-turn-helix transcriptional regulator, with protein sequence MDERPDEPDLRRVARRLSAEIGPFRRTLLTTARHSVALPDIPDAQIEVLRRLDEDGWSSPTALGRTLGLARSTVSNLVAAMEGDGLVERRLARGDGRSTEVGLTDLAARRLADYDASAERVLVDALTALSDGDQRVLADAMPALGRLRARLDARATD